Part of the Nocardia farcinica genome, TTCCGGGTGCCGGGCGTGCACCTGTCCGAGCCGTCCCCGCAGCGCACGCCGGTGATCTACCAGGCCGGGTCGTCGCCCCGCGGGGTGCGGTTCGCCGCGGAGAACGCCGAGGCGATCTTCACCGCCGCCCCGACCAAGGCGATCCTGCGCGAGACGGTCGGCACGATCCGCCGGGAACTCGAGATCGCCGGGCGCGACCCGTATTCGGTGCGGATCTTCAATCTGTCCACCGTCATCACCGCCGCCACCGACGAGGAGGCCGCGGCCAGGCACGCCGAGTACCTGTCCTACGGCGACCCCGAGGGCGCGCTGACCTTCATGTCCGGCTGGATGGGCGTGGACCTGGCGCGCTACGGCCTCGACGAACCGGTCGGCAACGTCGATTCCAACGCGATCCTCTCGGCGGTCGCGGCGTTCCGCTCGGCCGATCCCGCGGGCGGTGAGTGGGCGATCCGCGACATCGCCGAGTGGGGCAAGATCGGCGGCATGGGACCGCTGTTCGTGGGTTCCGGTGTGCGCGTGGCCGACACGTTGCAGGAGTGGGTCGAGGAGACCGACGTGGACGGGTTCAATCTCGCCTACGCGATCACGCCCGGCTCGTTCGCCGAGTTCATCGAGCACGTGGTGCCGGTGCTCACCGCGCGCGGCGCCTACCAGTCGGCGTACACGCCGGGCACGTTGCGGCACAAGCTGCTCGGCCGGGGCGACCGCCTGCCCGCCGACCACCGCGGCTCCCGCTACCGGGTCGGCGGGCCGCTGTCGACGATCATCGAGCGGCCGTCGACGGTGCCGTCGTCCTCGGCGTCCACCGCGACCCAACCCGCGCGCGGGCGATAGGAGACCCGACATGACGATCCGTTTGCACTGGTTCCTGCCCACCTACGGCGACAGCCGCCTGATCGTCGGCGGCGGCCACGGCATGCCCGCCGGGGCCGCGCACGGCGACCGGGACGCCTCGATCGACTACCTGGGTTCGATCGTGCGGGCCGCCGAGTCGTTCGGCTTCACCGGCGCGCTGATCCCGACCGGCGCGTGGTGCGAGGACGCCTTCGTCACCGCCGCGCTGCTGGCCCGCGAGACCACCTCGCTGGCGTTCCTGGTGGCGTTCCGGCCCGGTCTGGTCAGCCCGACGCTCTCGGCGCAGATGGCGGCCACCTTCGCCCGTCACGCGCCAGGGCGCATCCTGCTCAACGTGGTGGTCGGCGGGGAGGCACACGAGCAGCGCGCCTTCGGCGACCACCTCGACAAGGACGCCCGCTACCGGCGCTGCGACGAATTCCTCGACGTCGTGCGCAGGCTGTGGGCGGGCGAGACGGTGACGCTGGACGGCGAGCACATCAGGGTCGAGCAGGCCGCGCTGCCGACGCTGCCTGACCCGGTTCCGCCGCTCTACTTCGGCGGCAGTTCGGCCGCCGCGGGCCCGGTCGCCGCGCGGCACGCCGACGTCTACCTCACCTGGGGCGAGCCACCGGCGGCCGTGCGCGAGAAGATCGAGTGGGTCCGCGGCCTCGCCGAGCGGCAGGGCAGGCAGGTGCGGTTCGGCATCCGGTTGCACACCATCTCCCGGGACACCGCCGACGAGGCGTGGGCGCAGGCCGACCGCCTCGTCGCCGCCCTCGATGACGACACCGTCCGCAGCGCCCAGCACGGCCTGCACCGCAGCCAGTCCGAAGGCCAGCGGCGCATGCTGGCGTTGCACGAGCAGCAGCGGCGCGAGGGCAGCTGGCACGACGCGCGCGCCCTGGAGGTGGCGCCCAACCTGTGGGCGGGGGTGGGTCTGGTGCGCGGCGGGGCGGGTACGGCGCTGGTCGGCAGCCACACCGAGGTGGCCGACCGCATCGCCGAGTACGCCGTGATCGGCATCGACGAGTTCATCTTCTCCGGCTACCCGCACCTCGAGGAGCTGTACTGGTTCGGCGAAGGGGTGGTGCCGATCC contains:
- a CDS encoding LLM class flavin-dependent oxidoreductase → MTRVIRFNAFDMNCVAHQSPGLWKHPEDQSWRYKDLDYWTELARLLERGRFDGLFIADVLGTYDVYGAGDEAAIRQAAQIPVNDPMLLVSAMALVTEHLGFGVTTGTGFEHPYPFARRMSTLDHLTKGRIGWNVVTGYLPAAARNMGQTDQPAHDARYDHADEYLEVLYKLWEGSWEDDAVVRDAANGVFTDPAKVHHIGHEGTHFRVPGVHLSEPSPQRTPVIYQAGSSPRGVRFAAENAEAIFTAAPTKAILRETVGTIRRELEIAGRDPYSVRIFNLSTVITAATDEEAAARHAEYLSYGDPEGALTFMSGWMGVDLARYGLDEPVGNVDSNAILSAVAAFRSADPAGGEWAIRDIAEWGKIGGMGPLFVGSGVRVADTLQEWVEETDVDGFNLAYAITPGSFAEFIEHVVPVLTARGAYQSAYTPGTLRHKLLGRGDRLPADHRGSRYRVGGPLSTIIERPSTVPSSSASTATQPARGR
- a CDS encoding LLM class flavin-dependent oxidoreductase, which encodes MTIRLHWFLPTYGDSRLIVGGGHGMPAGAAHGDRDASIDYLGSIVRAAESFGFTGALIPTGAWCEDAFVTAALLARETTSLAFLVAFRPGLVSPTLSAQMAATFARHAPGRILLNVVVGGEAHEQRAFGDHLDKDARYRRCDEFLDVVRRLWAGETVTLDGEHIRVEQAALPTLPDPVPPLYFGGSSAAAGPVAARHADVYLTWGEPPAAVREKIEWVRGLAERQGRQVRFGIRLHTISRDTADEAWAQADRLVAALDDDTVRSAQHGLHRSQSEGQRRMLALHEQQRREGSWHDARALEVAPNLWAGVGLVRGGAGTALVGSHTEVADRIAEYAVIGIDEFIFSGYPHLEELYWFGEGVVPILRERGLFAGAATTVAPASIPFVGAAR